One Candidatus Marsarchaeota archaeon DNA segment encodes these proteins:
- a CDS encoding amino acid permease has product MINLGAIIGAGIFVIVGIAAGMAGPLLPYSILVAAVIAVLTGLSFSEIASHVAKEGGAYEYAREELSPFMGFIAGIMWTFGNIIAIAAVAVSTGSYINALLGTSVPLAYIAIAAILTFMTVNILGIKNSARTIAVLVGINVAVLLIFAIAGLTKFNSVYLTTHVQSGISGLLAGAAIIFFAFTGFSRVTTVGDEVKNPRRTMPRAIILSIAISTAIYVAVAVVALGLVPYGMLAHSSAPLSLAMSAVHSKALDLIIALGGITATAGVVLTGILGTSRLFFAMGRDRELPRQLSAIDRFSTPINAIIVSAIASIAFVLLVSFDTIVEGANATILVSYFIVNMAALALYMKTRRLQLKGRLIYKRHFVAVPVIGMFAIVMVMAYLSPESLLIAAGILLASIFYYVGMAALRRSGRGSMPTFSPVHSLVREFGISRRK; this is encoded by the coding sequence ATGATAAACCTTGGCGCGATAATAGGCGCCGGCATATTCGTCATAGTAGGGATAGCGGCAGGGATGGCAGGGCCGCTGCTGCCATATTCCATACTGGTTGCGGCGGTCATTGCCGTGCTGACAGGGCTGAGTTTCTCTGAAATAGCGAGCCATGTTGCCAAAGAGGGCGGCGCATACGAATACGCAAGGGAGGAACTGTCGCCATTCATGGGCTTCATCGCAGGCATCATGTGGACATTCGGCAACATAATAGCGATAGCGGCTGTAGCTGTGAGCACCGGCAGCTACATAAACGCCCTTTTGGGAACTTCGGTGCCGCTTGCCTACATAGCCATCGCAGCGATACTGACGTTTATGACGGTTAATATCCTTGGCATCAAGAACTCTGCCCGTACCATCGCGGTTTTGGTCGGAATAAACGTGGCCGTGCTTCTAATCTTTGCAATTGCGGGCCTCACGAAGTTCAACAGCGTTTACCTAACGACGCATGTGCAATCGGGCATTAGCGGCCTGCTCGCAGGCGCAGCCATCATATTCTTCGCATTCACCGGCTTCTCGAGGGTGACGACGGTGGGCGACGAGGTTAAGAATCCAAGAAGGACGATGCCGCGTGCCATAATACTGTCGATCGCCATCTCGACGGCAATTTATGTCGCCGTGGCAGTGGTGGCGCTTGGGCTTGTCCCATACGGCATGCTCGCGCACTCATCGGCGCCGCTCTCGCTAGCGATGTCGGCCGTGCACAGCAAGGCGCTCGACCTGATAATAGCGCTCGGAGGGATAACCGCAACGGCAGGCGTAGTCCTAACCGGCATACTAGGAACATCAAGGCTCTTCTTTGCGATGGGCCGTGACAGGGAGCTGCCGCGGCAGCTCAGCGCCATAGATCGCTTCTCCACTCCGATAAATGCGATAATCGTATCCGCAATCGCAAGCATCGCCTTCGTGCTTCTCGTATCATTCGATACCATAGTAGAGGGCGCGAACGCTACTATACTGGTTTCGTACTTCATAGTCAACATGGCTGCACTGGCCCTCTACATGAAAACCAGGCGCCTGCAACTGAAGGGCAGGCTGATATACAAGCGGCATTTCGTCGCCGTTCCAGTAATAGGCATGTTTGCAATCGTGATGGTGATGGCATATCTAAGCCCAGAGAGCCTGTTAATCGCAGCGGGCATACTGCTGGCTTCCATCTTTTACTATGTCGGGATGGCTGCACTGAGGAGATCCGGCAGGGGCAGTATGCCGACCTTCTCACCGGTGCACAGCCTCGTCAGGGAGTTCGGGATAAGCAGAAGAAAATAG
- a CDS encoding glycosyltransferase family 2 protein: MQFVSMNAFLAAYIALLTLTWLGLMALATISMAGNERNAPSRRKYMPKTLVMVPCKGIDITLSGNLASLANQSYRNYDVVAIVDDLSDPAVGAIRDAGIRLIRSSHWSGYASGKVRAIATAFTKFKDYEVYVVADSDVTVSRDWLAKLVGPLADGSVGVSTAFPYFRPVGGFWSKVKLVWGFVGNGMMESKITRFAWGGSMAFRKGLLDEISFREFAASVSDDIPITRIAKRKGLEIKYVPERIVEVKSNDSFAEFKEWSNRQSALTILGNRKNFRYGVVLYSANILLLLSSILMAIIISPLFAVLLLPFVIGAVRMYMRAGVADPELFVAYLMVNFIYLANLIVANRMKYITWRGAKYHLK, encoded by the coding sequence GTGCAATTCGTGTCGATGAATGCGTTCCTTGCGGCATACATTGCTCTTCTGACCCTGACATGGCTCGGCCTCATGGCCCTCGCAACAATAAGCATGGCCGGCAATGAGCGCAATGCGCCAAGCCGCAGAAAATACATGCCAAAAACACTGGTTATGGTACCGTGCAAGGGCATCGACATAACGCTGAGCGGCAACCTCGCTTCGCTTGCTAACCAGTCATACAGGAATTACGATGTGGTGGCGATCGTCGATGACCTTTCTGACCCTGCAGTTGGGGCTATAAGGGATGCGGGAATACGCCTGATAAGATCATCGCATTGGAGCGGATATGCAAGCGGGAAGGTGCGGGCCATCGCAACCGCATTTACGAAGTTCAAGGATTACGAGGTATATGTGGTTGCTGATTCTGATGTGACCGTTAGCAGGGATTGGCTGGCCAAGCTTGTCGGGCCGCTTGCCGACGGCAGTGTGGGCGTTTCCACGGCATTCCCTTACTTCAGGCCCGTCGGAGGGTTCTGGTCGAAGGTCAAGCTTGTCTGGGGCTTTGTCGGCAATGGGATGATGGAGTCGAAGATAACAAGGTTCGCGTGGGGAGGTTCGATGGCGTTCAGGAAAGGCCTTCTTGACGAAATTTCGTTTCGTGAGTTCGCTGCTTCTGTATCCGACGACATACCTATAACGCGCATCGCGAAGAGGAAGGGCCTTGAAATAAAATACGTGCCGGAGCGCATTGTTGAGGTCAAAAGCAATGACAGTTTCGCCGAGTTCAAGGAGTGGTCGAATCGCCAGTCGGCGCTTACTATACTTGGAAACAGGAAAAACTTCAGGTACGGGGTGGTGCTATATTCGGCTAACATACTGCTGCTTTTGTCGTCGATACTTATGGCAATTATAATAAGCCCATTGTTTGCCGTTCTGCTGCTTCCGTTCGTAATCGGTGCAGTCAGGATGTACATGCGCGCGGGGGTGGCAGACCCGGAGCTATTTGTCGCATATCTGATGGTAAATTTCATATACCTGGCCAATCTCATTGTCGCCAATCGCATGAAATACATAACATGGAGGGGAGCTAAATACCATCTGAAATAA
- a CDS encoding M1 family metallopeptidase has protein sequence MDERHKTIGSNTIPESYRLTFDTDMKRFTYIGKAAITVSVRKPTRKIVLNAKELGIKSAKVRCSGRTQGASVRLSKSDETLTLGLAESIHGKAVIEIEFSGRNNDGMYGFYRSAYDAGKRKEYMLSTQFEPADARAAFPCFDEPEFKARFYITIVADKGYEALSNMPVRSKTSSNGRTITTFMATPRMSTYLVYLDVGRFDRISTKLGRLSISVLSVPGKKALCGMALKYARGFIAFYERYFRIRYPLPKVDLIAIPDFSAGAMENWGAITFRETALLGDERGTPIAVKQRIAETVAHELAHQWFGDLVTMKWWNDLWLNESFATFMSYKAMQAVYPEWNMKEQYTNDVMAIAFAADQLRSTHPISVDVNTPEEINGIFDEISYEKGGTVLHMIEEYAGADAFRAGLHDYLRAHSYGNAVKRDLWDAIGKASGSSGIGSVPKFASSWIDQPGYPMLSVERSGSKFMIEQHRFTLRGIDRASKQVWPVPIYYLSGKAKPAHAFMAGRRIAIDAADNWVKLNYGQHFLYRSAYDAWVLDRIGGMINGGKLSAIDAWGVENDLFAMMRAGEIPLSDYIGFVGRHCLNAGYPLSDNLAAHFGWLTSLLYTKDAFKLVSQVQRKYFDGIIRRLGWKTRNGEPNTDTMLRSAAIHGLGILGDEKATAWARREFDAHTKEGKQIDPNLRGAAYSIMAWNGDAGMFKKLAGMYKKAEMPDEKIRLLSSLAMFKSAPMAKRALGFSRSKDVRLQDSIHIPAVLSSNPMHVHMLASWIMKNWKELQKLYTPGAHMLDRYVEYMSMVSSRKELAAIEAFFAKRGNMRGDVKKSYRETVERIEANIRVMERNGIK, from the coding sequence ATGGATGAGAGGCACAAGACCATAGGGAGCAATACGATACCCGAAAGCTATAGGCTGACGTTCGACACAGACATGAAGCGCTTCACATACATCGGCAAGGCAGCCATAACCGTATCTGTCAGAAAGCCGACCCGTAAAATCGTGCTTAACGCAAAGGAGCTAGGCATAAAGAGCGCAAAGGTAAGGTGCTCCGGAAGGACGCAAGGCGCATCAGTAAGACTATCGAAAAGCGACGAAACCCTGACGCTGGGGCTTGCGGAAAGCATCCATGGAAAGGCAGTCATAGAGATTGAGTTTTCAGGCAGGAACAACGATGGCATGTACGGCTTCTACAGGAGCGCCTATGATGCCGGGAAACGCAAGGAATACATGCTGAGCACCCAGTTTGAGCCAGCCGACGCCAGGGCCGCGTTTCCGTGCTTCGATGAACCGGAATTCAAGGCGAGGTTCTACATAACCATAGTGGCAGACAAGGGATACGAGGCGCTCTCGAACATGCCTGTCAGGTCGAAGACCTCAAGCAATGGCCGCACCATAACAACGTTTATGGCTACGCCGAGGATGTCGACGTACCTTGTATATCTTGACGTAGGCAGGTTCGACAGGATAAGCACGAAGCTGGGCAGGCTCAGCATAAGCGTGCTTTCCGTGCCGGGCAAGAAGGCCTTGTGCGGCATGGCACTGAAGTATGCAAGGGGCTTCATAGCCTTCTACGAGCGCTATTTCAGAATAAGGTACCCATTGCCGAAGGTCGACCTGATAGCCATACCAGACTTCAGTGCAGGGGCGATGGAGAACTGGGGGGCCATAACGTTCAGGGAAACTGCACTGCTCGGCGACGAGCGAGGAACCCCTATAGCTGTCAAGCAGCGCATAGCCGAGACAGTGGCTCACGAGCTGGCGCACCAGTGGTTCGGCGACCTTGTCACCATGAAGTGGTGGAACGACCTCTGGCTGAACGAGAGCTTTGCGACGTTCATGAGCTACAAGGCGATGCAGGCCGTCTACCCCGAGTGGAACATGAAGGAGCAGTATACCAACGACGTCATGGCGATCGCGTTCGCGGCCGACCAGCTCAGGAGCACGCACCCCATAAGCGTGGATGTCAACACGCCGGAAGAGATAAACGGCATATTCGACGAGATAAGCTACGAGAAGGGCGGCACTGTGCTCCACATGATAGAGGAATATGCGGGCGCCGACGCCTTCAGGGCAGGCCTCCACGACTATCTTCGCGCGCACAGCTATGGCAATGCGGTGAAGCGCGACCTCTGGGACGCGATAGGCAAGGCATCGGGGAGCAGCGGCATTGGCAGCGTGCCGAAGTTCGCCAGCTCTTGGATAGACCAGCCGGGCTATCCAATGCTAAGCGTGGAGCGCAGCGGCAGCAAGTTCATGATTGAACAGCACCGGTTCACGCTCAGAGGCATAGACAGGGCCTCGAAGCAGGTCTGGCCTGTACCGATCTATTATCTCAGCGGAAAGGCGAAGCCTGCGCATGCGTTCATGGCAGGCAGGCGCATCGCTATAGATGCTGCGGACAACTGGGTGAAGCTTAACTATGGCCAGCATTTCCTTTACAGGAGCGCCTACGATGCATGGGTTCTTGATAGGATAGGCGGCATGATAAACGGAGGCAAGCTGTCTGCAATAGATGCATGGGGCGTCGAGAATGATCTCTTCGCCATGATGCGCGCCGGAGAGATCCCGCTTTCCGATTACATAGGCTTCGTAGGCAGGCACTGCCTTAATGCAGGCTATCCGTTGAGCGACAATCTTGCAGCGCATTTCGGCTGGCTCACGTCGCTGCTCTACACGAAGGACGCATTCAAATTGGTGTCGCAGGTGCAGCGCAAGTACTTCGACGGGATTATAAGGCGGCTTGGCTGGAAGACCAGGAATGGAGAGCCTAACACCGATACCATGCTCAGGAGCGCCGCCATACACGGCCTTGGTATACTCGGCGACGAAAAGGCCACTGCATGGGCTCGCCGGGAATTCGATGCGCACACGAAGGAGGGCAAGCAGATAGACCCGAACCTCAGGGGCGCAGCGTATTCGATCATGGCATGGAACGGCGATGCAGGCATGTTCAAGAAACTGGCCGGAATGTACAAGAAAGCAGAAATGCCGGACGAGAAGATACGCCTGCTTTCGTCGCTTGCGATGTTCAAGAGCGCACCCATGGCCAAGCGGGCCCTAGGGTTCTCGAGGTCGAAGGACGTGAGGCTGCAGGACTCGATACACATACCTGCGGTGCTCTCTTCAAATCCGATGCACGTCCATATGCTTGCCTCATGGATCATGAAGAACTGGAAAGAACTGCAGAAGCTCTACACGCCGGGTGCGCACATGCTCGACAGATACGTAGAATACATGTCAATGGTTTCGTCGCGAAAGGAGTTGGCCGCAATCGAGGCCTTCTTCGCCAAGAGGGGCAACATGCGCGGCGACGTGAAGAAGTCCTACAGAGAAACAGTGGAGCGCATAGAGGCCAACATACGGGTCATGGAACGTAATGGAATAAAGTAA
- a CDS encoding adenosylcobalamin-dependent ribonucleoside-diphosphate reductase, with amino-acid sequence MATNVIKRNGEKVAFDKAKIVRAVFKAFSDVYFNRSDEENNAEAEKVASAVTEAIDKLGKEEIGVEEIQDTVEKTLMDMNPGVAKSYILFRQKRAEIRTYKASLGIQDDDLKLPINTVIVLAARYLLKDTTGKIVETPKQLFHRVAAAIASVEKSYGKSEEQVIEIEQSFYDAMTNFRFMPNTPTLMNAGTNLGQLSACFVLPVGDSLMEIFDAVKYAALIHQSGGGTGFAFSRLRPKNDVVKSTSGVASGPISFMKIFDAATEEIKQGGKRRGANMGILRVDHPDILEFIMAKEHEGVLRNFNISVAATEKFMKAVEKGTDYDLVNPHTNKVTGRLNATAVWNLIVTMAWKTGDPGLVFLDRMNSTYSNPVPSYGPIESTNPCGEQPLYPYDSCNLGSINLAKMVKQTDHHYEVDWDLLKETVRLGTRFLDNVIDANHYTLPQIDQTSKAIRRIGLGVMGWADMLIKLGIRYDSNEALMLAERVMSFITRNSREMSEELAVERGPFPEFKNSIWYKLGYKPLRNSTVTTIAPTGTISIISGGASQGIEPIFSVVYMRNVHESLGSNLIEVNNEFERYALEYNFYSEELMKDLAGRVSVQDVEAIPENVRKLFVTAYDIEPEWHVRMQAAFQKYTDNAVSKTINFPAWATPQDIEKAYKLAYQLGCKGITVYRDSSKSVQVLQPVDRKQKTFTGLKEKHTKDPEAMESEQRITMAALKSGAANYTISIDEEVKCPDCGSAMVAAEGCYTCPKCGHSECG; translated from the coding sequence ATGGCGACCAATGTCATAAAGAGAAACGGGGAGAAAGTTGCCTTTGACAAGGCAAAAATTGTGAGGGCGGTATTCAAGGCTTTTTCTGATGTTTATTTCAACAGGTCCGACGAGGAGAACAATGCGGAGGCCGAGAAGGTGGCATCCGCTGTCACAGAGGCCATAGACAAGCTCGGCAAGGAGGAAATAGGCGTAGAGGAGATACAGGACACGGTAGAGAAGACGCTCATGGACATGAACCCAGGCGTGGCCAAGTCATACATACTATTCAGGCAGAAGCGCGCAGAGATACGCACTTACAAGGCCTCGCTCGGCATACAGGACGACGACCTGAAGCTGCCAATCAACACGGTCATAGTGCTCGCTGCACGCTACCTGCTCAAGGATACTACTGGCAAGATAGTGGAGACCCCGAAGCAATTGTTCCATAGGGTGGCCGCTGCCATAGCCAGCGTTGAGAAGAGCTACGGCAAGAGCGAGGAGCAGGTTATTGAGATAGAACAAAGCTTCTATGACGCCATGACGAACTTCAGGTTCATGCCTAACACGCCTACGCTTATGAACGCGGGCACGAACCTCGGCCAGCTCAGCGCATGCTTCGTGCTGCCTGTCGGCGACTCTCTGATGGAAATATTCGATGCAGTGAAGTACGCGGCCCTGATACACCAGAGCGGCGGAGGAACCGGCTTCGCCTTCTCGAGGCTGAGGCCGAAGAACGACGTGGTGAAGAGCACCAGCGGCGTGGCGTCCGGGCCTATCTCGTTCATGAAGATCTTCGATGCTGCAACAGAGGAGATAAAGCAGGGCGGCAAGCGGCGCGGCGCCAACATGGGCATACTGCGCGTCGACCACCCCGACATACTCGAGTTCATAATGGCAAAGGAGCACGAGGGCGTGCTGCGCAACTTTAACATCTCTGTCGCTGCAACCGAAAAGTTCATGAAGGCGGTAGAGAAGGGCACAGACTACGACCTGGTAAACCCGCACACCAACAAGGTGACCGGCAGGCTCAATGCGACTGCTGTCTGGAACTTAATAGTCACAATGGCCTGGAAGACCGGCGACCCCGGTCTCGTGTTCCTGGACAGGATGAACTCCACATACTCCAATCCAGTTCCATCGTACGGTCCGATAGAGTCGACTAATCCATGTGGTGAACAGCCGCTCTATCCATACGACTCGTGCAACCTCGGCTCGATAAATCTCGCGAAGATGGTCAAGCAGACTGACCACCACTACGAAGTAGACTGGGATCTGCTTAAGGAAACTGTGCGCCTAGGCACGCGCTTCCTCGACAACGTCATCGACGCCAACCACTATACATTGCCGCAGATAGACCAAACAAGCAAGGCGATAAGGCGCATAGGCCTCGGGGTCATGGGCTGGGCCGACATGCTGATAAAGCTCGGCATAAGGTACGACAGCAACGAGGCGCTCATGCTGGCGGAGCGCGTCATGTCATTCATAACCAGAAACTCAAGGGAAATGAGCGAAGAGCTGGCTGTCGAGCGCGGACCGTTCCCAGAATTCAAGAACAGCATATGGTACAAGCTGGGGTACAAGCCACTCAGGAACTCTACTGTTACAACTATAGCCCCGACCGGCACGATAAGCATAATATCAGGAGGGGCCTCGCAGGGCATAGAGCCTATCTTTTCAGTTGTCTACATGCGCAACGTGCACGAGAGCCTGGGCTCAAATCTCATAGAGGTCAATAACGAATTCGAGCGCTATGCACTGGAGTACAACTTCTACTCCGAGGAGCTGATGAAAGATCTGGCAGGTCGCGTGTCTGTGCAGGACGTCGAGGCCATACCCGAAAACGTCAGGAAACTGTTCGTAACCGCTTATGACATAGAGCCGGAATGGCACGTCCGCATGCAGGCAGCCTTCCAGAAATATACAGACAATGCAGTCTCAAAGACAATAAACTTCCCGGCATGGGCCACGCCTCAGGACATAGAGAAGGCGTACAAGCTCGCGTACCAGCTCGGGTGCAAGGGCATAACGGTCTACAGGGACAGCAGCAAGTCCGTGCAGGTGCTGCAACCAGTAGACCGCAAGCAGAAGACGTTCACCGGGCTGAAGGAGAAGCACACAAAAGACCCAGAGGCCATGGAATCCGAGCAGCGCATAACAATGGCCGCGCTCAAGAGCGGCGCAGCCAACTACACCATATCGATAGACGAGGAGGTGAAGTGCCCGGACTGCGGCAGCGCGATGGTCGCTGCGGAAGGCTGCTACACCTGCCCCAAGTGCGGGCACAGCGAGTGCGGCTGA
- a CDS encoding DUF1749 domain-containing protein, giving the protein MFAKRLSIEKFSATDGTLLYGLLALPRKGRPKAAVLHVHGFTGSFYGSTAVEELSAAMTKRGIVFFSIQTRGSYSIEEFTKRRGAKETDYIAGGALEKFEDCVYDIEGAVRFLKGKGMKKIILEGHSTGCQKIVYYSAMRMDRAVKALILLTPVDDTNFDRANFGKRYNAIIRLARSTARRGRYALMPLGKDPYTVVGAARLLSTADPKNREAKTLNYLRPRMDYIEKIRVPILAVFGTDDRYMNVAGIEPSYAIAKLRKSCSKPVDSLIIKGEGHGFAGKRKFLARKAAEWASKHA; this is encoded by the coding sequence ATGTTCGCTAAAAGGCTGAGCATAGAGAAGTTCAGCGCCACGGACGGCACGCTTCTCTACGGGTTGCTTGCGCTGCCAAGGAAAGGAAGACCCAAGGCAGCCGTGCTTCATGTCCATGGATTCACAGGCAGCTTCTACGGCAGCACTGCAGTTGAGGAGCTGTCTGCGGCAATGACAAAACGCGGAATCGTCTTTTTCTCCATCCAGACCCGCGGCAGCTATTCCATAGAGGAATTCACCAAGCGCAGGGGCGCCAAGGAGACCGATTACATAGCAGGCGGGGCCCTGGAGAAGTTCGAGGACTGCGTATACGACATTGAGGGCGCTGTAAGATTCCTGAAAGGAAAAGGGATGAAAAAGATAATTCTTGAAGGCCACAGCACCGGCTGCCAGAAGATAGTGTATTACTCTGCAATGCGCATGGACCGCGCGGTCAAGGCGCTAATCCTGCTTACGCCCGTTGACGACACCAACTTCGACAGGGCGAACTTCGGCAAGAGATACAATGCAATCATCAGACTGGCGCGCTCCACGGCAAGGCGCGGCAGGTACGCGCTCATGCCATTGGGCAAGGATCCATACACGGTTGTTGGGGCTGCGCGCCTGCTCAGCACTGCAGATCCGAAGAACAGAGAGGCGAAGACGCTGAACTACCTCAGGCCGCGCATGGATTACATAGAAAAGATCAGGGTGCCTATCTTAGCGGTTTTCGGAACGGATGATCGCTATATGAATGTGGCAGGAATAGAGCCATCGTACGCCATAGCAAAGCTGAGAAAGAGCTGCTCCAAGCCCGTCGACTCGCTGATAATAAAAGGCGAGGGCCACGGTTTTGCGGGCAAGCGCAAGTTTTTGGCAAGGAAAGCGGCAGAGTGGGCCTCTAAGCATGCATGA
- the map gene encoding type II methionyl aminopeptidase, whose protein sequence is MDEKEEPSREEMEKGAREAGAVARAALEMAHGLVKPGAKYLDVANALESLIREKGMEPAFPVNLSLNAQAAHYTPSLDDALVFPDSGLVKVDLGAAKGGILSDCAITIDLSGSMQELVTSTDDALAAAISTVKAGVSVSAIGKEIETAISKHGFKPIMNLGGHGVRFHDLHASPFIPNYDNGDDTVLEEGEIIAIEPFATTSEGRGSVANTDIWEIYSLAGEASVRQPDARAVLKEVLAKYPSEPFAARWLAGVVGSRFSLYSALKALVSAGALEPHPTLAEMNGATVSQKEATLLVTKDSCEVLT, encoded by the coding sequence GGCTTGTGAAGCCCGGAGCGAAATACCTCGACGTCGCGAACGCGCTGGAATCGCTGATCAGGGAGAAGGGTATGGAACCCGCATTTCCTGTAAACCTGTCGCTCAATGCGCAAGCTGCGCACTACACCCCGTCGCTGGACGACGCTCTCGTGTTCCCTGATTCAGGCCTCGTGAAGGTGGATTTGGGCGCAGCAAAGGGCGGCATACTCAGCGACTGCGCGATCACAATTGATTTGTCGGGCAGCATGCAGGAGCTTGTCACGTCTACAGACGATGCGCTGGCGGCCGCTATAAGCACGGTTAAGGCCGGCGTCAGCGTATCTGCCATAGGCAAAGAGATAGAGACCGCGATCTCAAAGCACGGCTTCAAGCCCATCATGAATCTCGGCGGTCACGGAGTGCGCTTCCATGACCTGCACGCATCGCCATTCATACCCAATTATGACAACGGCGATGATACTGTGCTGGAAGAAGGCGAAATAATTGCGATAGAGCCATTTGCAACCACGAGCGAGGGCAGGGGATCGGTCGCTAACACCGACATATGGGAGATATACAGCCTGGCGGGCGAGGCTTCAGTCAGGCAGCCTGATGCCCGGGCTGTGCTTAAGGAGGTGCTTGCCAAGTATCCAAGCGAGCCATTCGCCGCCAGATGGCTGGCCGGAGTCGTAGGGTCGCGGTTCTCGTTGTATTCGGCGCTTAAGGCGCTGGTCTCGGCAGGCGCGCTGGAGCCGCATCCAACGCTTGCAGAAATGAACGGCGCAACGGTAAGCCAGAAAGAGGCCACGCTTCTCGTCACTAAGGATTCGTGCGAAGTGCTTACATGA